The following coding sequences lie in one Komagataeibacter sucrofermentans DSM 15973 genomic window:
- the ureG gene encoding urease accessory protein UreG, producing MTKPKHGPLRVGIGGPVGTGKTALMDALCRRFRNDYNIAAITNDIYTREDAEFLTRAGSLPPERIMGIETGGCPHTAIREDASINLAGIAELTERFAGLDLVLVESGGDNLAATFSPELADLTIYVIDVSAGDKIPRKGGPGITRSDLLVINKIDLAPHVGADLGVMDRDSRRMRGQRPFVFANIRAGDGVEDIARFIIEQGGL from the coding sequence ATGACAAAGCCAAAGCACGGCCCGCTGCGCGTGGGCATTGGCGGCCCGGTGGGCACGGGCAAGACAGCGTTGATGGATGCGCTATGCCGCCGCTTTCGCAATGATTACAATATCGCCGCCATCACCAACGATATCTATACGCGCGAGGATGCCGAGTTCCTGACCCGTGCGGGCTCGCTCCCGCCCGAGCGCATCATGGGCATCGAGACCGGCGGTTGCCCGCACACGGCCATACGCGAGGATGCCAGCATAAACCTTGCCGGCATTGCGGAACTGACGGAGCGCTTTGCCGGGCTGGATCTGGTGCTGGTGGAAAGCGGGGGCGACAACCTTGCCGCCACCTTCAGCCCCGAACTGGCTGACCTGACCATCTATGTCATTGATGTCTCAGCAGGTGACAAGATCCCACGCAAGGGCGGCCCCGGCATCACGCGCAGCGATCTGCTGGTCATCAACAAGATCGACCTCGCCCCACATGTGGGGGCTGACCTTGGGGTAATGGACCGCGACAGCAGGCGGATGCGTGGCCAGAGGCCCTTTGTGTTTGCCAATATCCGCGCAGGCGACGGGGTGGAGGACATTGCCCGTTTCATCATCGAACAGGGCGGCCTGTAA
- a CDS encoding porin: MALGASMPHARAATTVNFGKDQFFTLGLGVRAQYLSHDTTVPGNKDAASANDLRIYMGAQFHKYVKSTLNLERLRDGNWNVLDGVLQFERWKAFNIWGGRMLTPSDRSNLDGPYFLSTYAFPMVSQYPGAWSGRDDGISVWGKLLKDRFRYVAGVYRGHNWVRGGSNYGEHPLFAARMEYNFLDPEPSPAYYTASTYYGKADILAIGLAGQYETDGVGTAQDKGDYKAWNVDGLFEKRIGEGAKYGVYTLEGAYYQYYTGGVKDIAAGYRQRSADYGNVGGVNDGTAFLASTAYLIPYRLGWGRLQPLVRYQQFRFKKDMYGPGHPKTTQLDLGGNYVMDGHNLRFTFDYVRYKPMGTRAVGAFLLGMQFQY; the protein is encoded by the coding sequence ATGGCGCTTGGCGCCAGCATGCCCCATGCCCGCGCGGCCACCACGGTCAATTTTGGCAAGGACCAGTTCTTTACGCTGGGTCTGGGCGTGCGCGCGCAGTATCTGAGCCATGACACCACCGTGCCCGGCAACAAGGATGCGGCAAGTGCCAACGACCTGCGTATCTATATGGGTGCGCAGTTCCACAAATACGTCAAGTCAACGCTCAACCTCGAGCGCCTGCGCGATGGCAACTGGAACGTGCTTGATGGTGTGCTGCAGTTCGAGCGGTGGAAGGCGTTCAACATCTGGGGCGGGCGCATGCTCACGCCAAGTGATCGCTCGAACCTTGATGGACCCTACTTCCTCAGCACCTATGCCTTTCCGATGGTGTCGCAGTATCCGGGCGCATGGTCGGGGCGTGATGATGGCATCTCGGTATGGGGCAAGCTGCTCAAGGACCGTTTCCGTTATGTAGCCGGTGTCTATCGTGGGCATAACTGGGTGCGTGGCGGCTCCAATTATGGCGAGCATCCGCTCTTTGCCGCGCGCATGGAATACAACTTCCTCGATCCCGAGCCGTCGCCCGCCTACTACACGGCCAGTACCTATTACGGCAAGGCCGACATCCTGGCCATTGGCCTGGCAGGCCAGTACGAAACTGATGGCGTGGGCACGGCGCAGGACAAGGGCGACTACAAGGCGTGGAATGTTGATGGCCTGTTTGAAAAGCGCATTGGCGAGGGCGCGAAATACGGCGTCTATACGCTCGAGGGGGCGTATTACCAGTATTATACCGGCGGCGTGAAGGATATCGCGGCAGGCTACAGGCAGCGCTCGGCCGATTACGGCAATGTGGGTGGCGTGAATGACGGCACGGCCTTCCTGGCCAGCACGGCGTACCTCATTCCCTACCGGCTGGGCTGGGGGCGCCTCCAGCCGCTGGTGCGTTACCAGCAGTTCCGCTTCAAGAAGGACATGTACGGGCCCGGCCACCCCAAAACCACCCAGCTGGATCTGGGTGGCAACTATGTCATGGATGGCCACAACCTGCGCTTTACGTTCGACTATGTGCGCTACAAGCCCATGGGCACGCGCGCGGTGGGGGCTTTTTTGCTGGGCATGCAGTTCCAGTACTGA
- a CDS encoding aldo/keto reductase: MQQRELGRTGIMVSEICLGTMTFGQQNTEAEGHAQLDMALDHGINFIDTAELYSIPPRAETQGATETIIGSWLRARGGRERLVIASKVVGRGTSPWFRPGGEETRLTPKQIRYALEGSLRRLGMDYIDLYQLHWPDRKVGLFGAGGNTFTSLPEADEVPIAETLGVLGDLVCEGKIRHVGLSNETAWGVSQYLAESRHGAPRVVSIQNAYNLINRTFEIGLAEIALREKVGLLAYSPLAQGYLSGKYLGGARPAGARTTLFNRAQRYEKPGVEEAVSAYIALAKAEGIDPVQMAIAFVTSRPFVTSNIIGATSIEQLRTILGSVDLVITPELEAKINAIHQVHCNPAP; this comes from the coding sequence ATGCAGCAACGTGAACTCGGTCGCACTGGCATCATGGTCAGTGAGATCTGTCTTGGCACCATGACCTTTGGCCAGCAGAATACGGAAGCCGAAGGCCATGCCCAGCTTGATATGGCGCTCGATCACGGCATCAACTTCATCGATACCGCCGAGCTTTATTCCATTCCGCCCCGCGCCGAGACCCAGGGCGCTACCGAAACCATCATCGGCAGCTGGCTCAGGGCGCGGGGCGGGCGTGAGCGACTGGTCATTGCCAGCAAGGTGGTGGGGCGGGGCACATCGCCGTGGTTCCGCCCCGGCGGGGAGGAAACCCGGCTGACGCCAAAGCAGATCCGTTACGCGCTTGAGGGCTCGCTGCGGCGTCTTGGCATGGATTACATTGATCTGTACCAACTGCACTGGCCAGACCGCAAGGTGGGGCTGTTCGGGGCTGGCGGCAACACATTCACCAGCCTGCCCGAGGCTGACGAAGTGCCCATTGCCGAGACGCTTGGCGTGCTGGGCGATCTGGTGTGCGAGGGCAAGATCCGCCATGTCGGCCTTTCTAACGAGACAGCATGGGGTGTTTCGCAATATCTGGCCGAATCCCGCCACGGCGCGCCGCGCGTCGTGTCGATCCAGAATGCCTATAACCTCATCAACCGCACCTTCGAGATTGGCCTGGCCGAGATCGCCCTGCGTGAAAAGGTGGGCCTGCTGGCCTATTCGCCCCTGGCGCAGGGCTATCTGAGCGGCAAATACCTTGGCGGCGCGCGGCCTGCTGGCGCGCGCACCACGCTGTTCAACCGCGCCCAACGCTACGAGAAGCCGGGCGTGGAGGAAGCGGTTAGCGCCTATATTGCGCTGGCAAAAGCAGAAGGGATCGACCCGGTTCAGATGGCCATCGCCTTTGTCACGTCCCGCCCGTTCGTGACTTCAAACATCATCGGCGCCACCAGCATCGAGCAACTCAGGACCATTCTCGGTTCGGTTGATCTGGTGATCACGCCGGAACTCGAGGCAAAAATCAACGCGATCCATCAGGTGCATTGCAACCCGGCACCCTGA
- the pstB gene encoding phosphate ABC transporter ATP-binding protein PstB — protein sequence MNTVLMDNRPAQAQSAPAIAIRNLDFWYGENHALRGISLDFPTRQVTGMIGPSGCGKSTLLRILNRMYDLYPGQRAMGEVLFDGRNILSPGIDVNVLRSRIGMVFQKPTPFPMSIYDNIAFGVRLHERLSRGEMDQRVENVLRRVALWGEVKDRLNASAAALSGGQQQRLCIARTIATRPEIILLDEPTSALDPISTARIEELLDELKQEFSIAIVTHNLQQAARCADRVAFFYMGELVEVDTADKMFTAPHEKRTQDYITGRFG from the coding sequence ATGAACACCGTCCTTATGGATAACAGGCCCGCCCAGGCGCAGTCGGCTCCGGCCATCGCCATCCGCAACCTTGATTTCTGGTACGGCGAAAACCACGCGCTGCGCGGTATCTCGCTTGATTTCCCCACCCGGCAGGTGACCGGCATGATCGGGCCTTCAGGGTGTGGCAAGTCAACGCTGCTGCGCATTCTCAACCGGATGTATGACCTCTATCCTGGCCAGCGCGCCATGGGCGAGGTGCTGTTCGATGGCCGTAACATCCTCTCGCCCGGCATCGACGTGAACGTGCTGCGTTCGCGCATTGGCATGGTGTTCCAGAAGCCCACGCCGTTCCCCATGTCGATCTATGACAACATCGCCTTTGGCGTGCGGCTGCATGAGCGCCTCTCACGCGGCGAGATGGACCAGCGCGTGGAAAACGTGCTGCGCCGTGTTGCCCTGTGGGGCGAGGTGAAGGACCGGCTCAATGCCTCCGCCGCAGCCCTGTCTGGCGGACAGCAGCAGCGTCTGTGCATTGCACGCACCATTGCAACCCGGCCTGAAATCATTTTGCTCGATGAACCGACCAGCGCGCTCGACCCGATCTCGACCGCGCGGATCGAGGAATTGCTTGATGAGCTCAAGCAGGAATTCTCGATTGCCATCGTCACCCACAACCTCCAGCAGGCGGCCCGCTGTGCGGATCGCGTGGCCTTTTTCTACATGGGCGAACTCGTTGAAGTGGACACTGCGGACAAGATGTTTACCGCGCCGCATGAAAAACGCACCCAGGATTACATTACCGGCCGCTTCGGTTGA
- a CDS encoding GNAT family N-acetyltransferase: MITIEDKKDTILRPARPGDGQLLYDVTAQSIQGLGKQHYSRDQLAGWMGERTADYYEDVIKENNTFVVEKNGEIQGFVDAVPGEVTRLFLLPKATGQGLGKRLLRLGVEIAGKGHSGPIRVEATLNAHKFYERNGFKTIGKGYFSHGVGGDPIEIVLMEMDQG; this comes from the coding sequence ATGATTACTATTGAAGATAAAAAGGATACTATTCTGCGGCCGGCTCGCCCGGGTGATGGTCAATTGCTGTATGACGTAACGGCGCAATCCATTCAGGGGCTGGGAAAACAGCATTACAGTCGTGATCAGCTTGCGGGGTGGATGGGCGAACGCACCGCCGATTATTACGAGGACGTGATCAAGGAAAACAACACGTTCGTCGTCGAAAAGAATGGGGAAATACAGGGGTTTGTTGATGCTGTTCCCGGTGAGGTGACCCGCTTGTTCCTGTTACCGAAAGCCACGGGCCAGGGGCTTGGCAAGCGACTTCTCAGGCTTGGCGTGGAAATCGCAGGCAAAGGCCACTCGGGGCCGATCAGAGTAGAAGCCACACTAAACGCGCACAAGTTCTACGAACGAAATGGTTTCAAGACGATCGGGAAAGGATACTTTTCTCATGGTGTAGGTGGTGACCCGATTGAAATCGTTTTGATGGAGATGGACCAGGGATAG
- a CDS encoding urease subunit gamma, producing MKLTPREKDKLLIAMAAIVARRRLERGVRLNYPEAVALITDHVVEGARDGLSVAELMASGGHVLTRAQVMPGVAEMIHDVQVEATFPDGTKLVTVHDPIR from the coding sequence ATGAAGCTGACACCAAGGGAAAAGGACAAGCTGCTCATTGCCATGGCAGCCATCGTGGCCCGCCGCAGGCTGGAGCGTGGTGTGCGGCTGAACTACCCCGAGGCCGTGGCCCTGATTACCGACCATGTGGTTGAAGGCGCGCGCGACGGGCTGAGCGTGGCCGAACTGATGGCCAGTGGCGGCCATGTACTGACCCGCGCGCAGGTCATGCCCGGCGTGGCCGAGATGATCCATGATGTTCAGGTCGAGGCGACCTTCCCCGATGGCACGAAACTGGTGACAGTCCATGACCCGATACGCTGA
- the phoU gene encoding phosphate signaling complex protein PhoU, giving the protein MPQESMHTVQSYEQELEQLRSLINKMGGMVERQVAQAITAVVEHDEAAAVDAPEMDPHVDELERQTEALVIRLLALRAPMAGDLREVVAALKMSGDLERIGDCAASIARRAMRNELLSCPISLTGLHSMGRLVQENLRRTIDAMDQRDPELARIVWQSDTAVDELYVSLFRELVTYMMEDPRNIGSCTHLLFIAKNLERIGDHATNISERVYYSVTGNILPIIRPRGGTFD; this is encoded by the coding sequence ATGCCTCAGGAATCAATGCACACCGTGCAGAGTTACGAACAGGAACTTGAACAGCTTCGTTCGCTCATCAACAAGATGGGCGGCATGGTCGAGCGCCAGGTGGCACAGGCCATTACGGCGGTGGTCGAGCATGATGAGGCCGCAGCCGTCGATGCGCCGGAAATGGACCCTCATGTCGATGAACTCGAGCGCCAGACCGAGGCGCTGGTCATCCGCCTTCTTGCCCTGCGAGCACCCATGGCAGGCGACCTGCGCGAGGTGGTGGCGGCGTTGAAAATGTCGGGTGACCTGGAGCGGATTGGCGATTGCGCGGCCTCGATTGCACGCCGTGCCATGCGCAACGAACTGCTTTCATGCCCCATATCGCTCACGGGCCTGCATAGCATGGGCCGACTGGTGCAGGAAAACCTGCGCCGCACCATTGATGCGATGGACCAGCGTGACCCGGAACTCGCGCGCATTGTTTGGCAGTCGGACACAGCGGTAGATGAACTCTATGTATCGCTGTTCCGTGAACTCGTGACCTATATGATGGAAGACCCGCGCAATATCGGCTCGTGCACCCATCTGCTGTTCATTGCAAAGAACCTTGAACGCATTGGCGACCACGCCACCAATATTTCCGAGCGCGTCTATTACTCCGTCACCGGCAACATTCTGCCCATCATTCGCCCGCGTGGTGGCACGTTTGACTGA
- a CDS encoding urease subunit beta, producing MTRYADPLPEGAVPGEILTDEGEIALNEGQPRRTLRVTNTGDRPVQVGSHYHFAEVNPALCFERTQALGWRLDVPSGGAVRFEPGQERDVTLVPLRGLRRVIGFRGDVMGSVDQ from the coding sequence ATGACCCGATACGCTGACCCCCTGCCCGAAGGCGCCGTGCCGGGCGAGATCCTGACCGATGAGGGCGAGATTGCCCTCAACGAAGGCCAGCCCCGGCGCACCCTGCGCGTCACCAACACCGGCGACCGCCCCGTGCAGGTCGGCAGCCATTATCATTTTGCCGAGGTCAATCCCGCCCTGTGCTTTGAGCGCACGCAGGCGCTGGGCTGGCGGCTTGATGTACCCTCGGGCGGGGCGGTGCGCTTCGAGCCAGGGCAGGAGCGTGATGTGACACTGGTGCCGCTGCGGGGCCTGCGGCGCGTGATCGGCTTCAGGGGCGATGTGATGGGGAGTGTGGACCAATGA
- a CDS encoding urease accessory protein UreD — protein sequence MNAGTTPLQRARGQFGLEVRADGPRTRMADLVQAGCCRLLFPRVLGNGLEAATVNISGGIAAGDRISGRLACGPGTELLVTSQAAERVYRARPEDGPADMTVTCQVGAGARLEWLPHGTIFFDGSRLRRHMVVDMAQSATFLFLESRIFGRLGAGEQLSSLHVRDRLTIRREGELLLEDMLRLESTDVAALLAQPAMAAGQGAVATLVLASPQAMDLLAPVRERLAAPQCAGFAASAWNGMLVVRGVGAGGWGLEVALRHILPVLRAGRPMPSTWRS from the coding sequence ATGAACGCGGGAACAACCCCACTCCAGCGCGCAAGGGGGCAGTTCGGGCTGGAAGTCAGGGCCGATGGTCCCCGCACCCGCATGGCCGATCTGGTGCAGGCAGGTTGCTGCCGCCTGCTTTTTCCGCGCGTGCTGGGCAACGGGCTGGAAGCCGCCACGGTCAATATATCCGGCGGCATCGCGGCGGGGGATCGCATCAGCGGGCGGCTGGCCTGCGGCCCCGGCACGGAACTGCTGGTCACATCGCAGGCTGCCGAGCGGGTCTATCGCGCCCGCCCCGAGGATGGTCCGGCGGACATGACGGTTACATGCCAGGTTGGTGCTGGCGCACGGCTGGAATGGCTGCCCCATGGCACGATCTTTTTCGATGGCAGCCGCCTGCGTCGCCACATGGTGGTGGATATGGCGCAGTCCGCTACCTTCCTCTTTCTCGAGAGCCGGATCTTTGGCCGCCTTGGCGCGGGCGAGCAGCTTTCCAGCCTGCATGTGCGCGACCGGCTGACCATAAGGCGCGAGGGCGAACTGCTGCTCGAAGACATGCTGCGCCTGGAAAGCACCGATGTCGCGGCCCTGCTGGCCCAGCCCGCCATGGCAGCGGGGCAGGGGGCGGTGGCGACACTGGTGCTGGCCAGCCCGCAGGCAATGGACCTGCTGGCCCCGGTGCGCGAACGGCTGGCAGCGCCGCAATGCGCGGGCTTTGCCGCCTCGGCGTGGAACGGCATGCTGGTGGTGCGCGGCGTGGGGGCCGGGGGCTGGGGGCTTGAGGTGGCGCTGCGTCATATCCTGCCGGTATTGCGGGCCGGGCGGCCCATGCCCTCTACATGGCGGTCATGA
- a CDS encoding urease accessory protein UreF, with product MAGQNFLRLLSWVSPAFPTGGYAYSHGLEWAVERGDVRDVETLCAWVGALLGHGSLGNDLIIVHAAWQAGKDDARLREIARFACASAASRERYEEAVYQGEAFLRAAAVWHVVPPKAALAGTRWPLPVVQGLVFRRGGVAAPQAVLSGGYAAVAALVSAAVRLVPLGQTDGLHALARLEPVLAQAAAQAARQTLDDVGGACFAADLAAMHHETQETRLFRT from the coding sequence CTGGCCGGGCAGAATTTTCTGCGGCTGCTCTCATGGGTATCGCCCGCTTTCCCCACGGGGGGCTACGCCTACAGTCATGGGCTGGAATGGGCGGTCGAGCGAGGCGATGTGCGTGATGTGGAAACCCTGTGCGCGTGGGTTGGCGCGTTGCTGGGGCATGGCAGTCTTGGCAATGACCTGATTATTGTGCACGCGGCATGGCAGGCGGGGAAGGATGACGCCCGCCTGCGCGAGATTGCCCGCTTCGCCTGTGCCTCCGCCGCCTCGCGCGAGCGGTATGAGGAGGCGGTGTATCAGGGCGAGGCCTTTTTGCGGGCGGCGGCGGTGTGGCATGTCGTGCCACCCAAGGCAGCGCTGGCGGGCACGCGCTGGCCGCTGCCGGTGGTGCAGGGGCTGGTGTTTCGCCGTGGCGGCGTGGCCGCCCCGCAGGCCGTGCTCTCGGGCGGGTATGCGGCGGTGGCGGCATTGGTGTCGGCTGCCGTGCGGCTGGTGCCGCTGGGCCAGACCGATGGGCTGCACGCACTGGCCCGGCTTGAACCCGTGCTGGCGCAGGCTGCGGCGCAGGCTGCGCGCCAGACGCTGGATGATGTGGGCGGAGCCTGTTTTGCCGCCGACCTTGCCGCCATGCATCACGAAACCCAGGAAACGAGGTTGTTCAGAACATGA
- the ureC gene encoding urease subunit alpha — MTRLTRHDYAGQFGPTTGDRVRLADTNLLVMVEKDLTIYGEEVRFGGGKTIRDGMGQSQLTRAEGAADTVITNALIIDHWGIVKADVALRDGRIAAIGKAGNPDIQPGVDIIIGPGTEIIAGEGKILTAGGIDSHIHFICPQQIEEALASGITTMLGGGTGPATGTAATTCTPGPWHMARMLQAADAFPVNLAFAGKGNASRPEALEEMVRAGASCLKLHEDWGSTPAAIDCCLGVADRMDVQVMIHTDTLNESGFVEDTIAAFQGRTIHAFHTEGAGGGHAPDIIRVAGLPNVLPSSTNPTRPYTRNTLDEHLDMLMVCHHLDPRVPEDIAFAESRIRRETIAAEDIFHDMGVLSMMSSDSQAMGRVGEVPLRTWQTAHKMKAQRGPLPGDGVADNNRVRRYIAKYTINPAIAHGLSHEVGSIAVGKLADLVLWEPAFFGVKPDLVIKGGAIAYAMMGDPNASIPTPQPVHGRIMFGSYGGARTHTSLTFVSKAALEDDIGRRLGLQKTLSAVSDTRGGIGKRSMIHNDAMPHIEVDPETYEVRADGVLLTCEPADILPMAQRYFLF; from the coding sequence ATGACGCGCCTGACCCGGCATGATTACGCGGGCCAGTTCGGCCCCACCACCGGCGACCGCGTGCGGCTGGCCGATACGAACCTTCTGGTGATGGTGGAAAAGGACCTCACCATCTATGGCGAGGAAGTGCGCTTTGGCGGCGGCAAGACCATCCGCGATGGCATGGGGCAATCGCAATTGACACGGGCGGAGGGCGCTGCGGATACCGTCATCACCAATGCGCTGATCATCGACCACTGGGGCATCGTCAAGGCGGATGTGGCGCTGCGTGACGGGCGCATTGCCGCCATCGGCAAGGCGGGCAACCCCGATATCCAGCCCGGCGTGGACATCATCATCGGGCCGGGCACGGAAATCATTGCAGGTGAAGGCAAGATCCTGACCGCGGGCGGCATTGACAGCCACATCCATTTCATCTGCCCCCAGCAGATCGAGGAGGCGCTGGCATCGGGCATCACCACCATGCTCGGCGGCGGCACGGGGCCTGCCACGGGCACGGCGGCCACCACCTGCACGCCGGGGCCATGGCACATGGCGCGCATGCTGCAGGCCGCTGATGCCTTTCCGGTCAACCTCGCATTCGCGGGCAAGGGCAATGCCTCCCGCCCCGAGGCGCTGGAGGAAATGGTGCGCGCGGGCGCAAGCTGCCTGAAACTGCATGAGGACTGGGGGTCAACCCCTGCCGCCATCGACTGCTGCCTCGGTGTGGCCGACCGGATGGACGTGCAGGTCATGATCCATACCGATACACTCAACGAGAGCGGCTTTGTGGAGGACACGATCGCAGCCTTTCAGGGCCGCACCATCCACGCTTTCCATACCGAGGGCGCGGGCGGCGGCCACGCGCCCGACATCATCCGCGTGGCAGGACTGCCCAACGTGCTGCCGTCCTCTACCAACCCTACGCGGCCCTATACCCGCAACACGCTTGATGAGCATCTGGACATGCTCATGGTCTGCCATCACCTTGACCCCAGGGTGCCCGAGGACATCGCCTTTGCCGAGAGCCGCATAAGGCGCGAGACCATCGCGGCGGAGGACATCTTTCACGACATGGGCGTGCTGTCCATGATGTCATCCGACAGCCAGGCCATGGGCCGGGTGGGCGAGGTGCCGCTGCGCACATGGCAGACGGCCCATAAAATGAAAGCGCAGCGCGGCCCCCTGCCCGGTGATGGCGTGGCCGACAACAACCGCGTCAGGCGCTATATTGCCAAATACACCATCAATCCCGCCATCGCCCACGGCCTGTCGCATGAGGTGGGGTCGATCGCGGTGGGCAAGCTGGCCGACCTGGTGTTGTGGGAGCCTGCGTTCTTTGGCGTCAAACCCGATCTGGTCATCAAGGGCGGGGCCATTGCCTATGCCATGATGGGCGACCCCAATGCCTCCATCCCCACGCCGCAGCCGGTGCATGGCCGCATCATGTTTGGCAGCTACGGCGGGGCGCGGACCCATACCAGCCTGACCTTCGTGTCAAAGGCGGCGCTCGAAGATGATATCGGGCGCAGGCTGGGCCTGCAGAAAACCCTTTCCGCCGTGTCGGACACGCGCGGCGGCATTGGCAAGCGCAGCATGATCCATAACGACGCGATGCCGCATATCGAGGTTGACCCCGAAACCTATGAGGTGCGGGCCGATGGCGTGCTGCTGACCTGCGAGCCCGCCGATATCCTGCCCATGGCCCAGAGGTATTTCCTGTTCTGA
- a CDS encoding urease accessory protein UreE, producing MTHVTEILPAGSWPVAEAADVFAADYEGRHRRRMMLTLRSGARVLLELEHARLLADGDGLVLDDGRVIRVEALPEDLMEVTAHDPLHLLRLAWHLGNRHLPAAITAQRILVRHDHVIADMIAGLGGHVRQVRAAFDPESGAYAGRGAAHGHEHHHDHAHPHAHGGHVHSHD from the coding sequence ATGACGCATGTAACCGAAATCCTGCCAGCGGGAAGCTGGCCCGTGGCCGAGGCCGCGGATGTGTTCGCCGCCGATTATGAAGGCCGCCATCGCAGGCGCATGATGCTCACCCTGCGCTCGGGCGCGCGCGTGCTGCTTGAGCTTGAACACGCGCGCCTGCTGGCCGATGGTGATGGGCTGGTGCTTGATGATGGTCGCGTCATTCGCGTGGAAGCCCTGCCTGAAGACCTGATGGAAGTCACAGCCCATGACCCGCTGCACCTGCTGCGGCTGGCGTGGCATCTGGGCAACCGGCACCTGCCCGCCGCTATTACGGCACAGCGCATCCTTGTGCGGCATGACCATGTCATTGCCGACATGATCGCGGGCCTTGGCGGGCATGTGCGACAGGTCCGGGCGGCCTTTGACCCCGAAAGCGGGGCCTATGCCGGGCGCGGGGCAGCGCATGGCCATGAGCACCACCACGACCATGCTCACCCGCATGCGCATGGCGGCCACGTCCATTCACATGACTGA
- the pstA gene encoding phosphate ABC transporter permease PstA: MSAQNVQVGAADGWQRGGAQAVRRRIVERLINVLCGIATVVVLFLLFSILWTLVTRGAAGLSLSTFLHSTAAPGSGGGLANAIVGSCEQTLLAALLGTPVGMLTGIYLSEFSHDGKIVSFVRFVSDMMLSVPSILVGLFVYLVVVEPAGHFSGMAGTLALAILFIPIVVRTTEDMLHLVPRAMREAAYALGAPGWRVIVSICLRAARGGIMTGILLALARISGETAPLLFTSLGNLNWSINLNAPMASLPVTIYQYAGSAYDDWVQMAWTGALLITVAVLATNIFARWWLSRNGTASS, from the coding sequence ATGTCAGCCCAGAATGTACAGGTCGGGGCCGCGGACGGGTGGCAGCGCGGTGGCGCGCAGGCCGTGCGGCGCAGGATTGTCGAGCGGTTGATCAACGTGCTGTGCGGTATCGCCACCGTGGTTGTCCTGTTCCTGCTGTTTTCAATTTTATGGACTCTGGTCACGCGCGGCGCGGCGGGGCTGTCGCTTTCAACCTTCCTGCACAGCACAGCAGCGCCTGGCAGTGGTGGGGGGCTTGCCAACGCCATTGTGGGAAGTTGCGAGCAGACCTTGCTCGCCGCCCTGCTCGGCACGCCCGTTGGCATGCTGACCGGCATCTACCTGTCGGAATTCAGCCATGACGGGAAGATTGTCTCGTTCGTGCGCTTCGTGTCGGACATGATGCTGTCCGTGCCTTCCATCCTTGTCGGGCTGTTCGTCTATCTGGTGGTAGTGGAGCCTGCGGGGCATTTCTCGGGTATGGCGGGCACGCTGGCGCTGGCCATCCTGTTCATTCCCATAGTGGTGCGCACGACCGAAGACATGCTGCACCTCGTGCCCCGCGCCATGCGTGAGGCCGCCTATGCGCTGGGCGCGCCGGGCTGGCGGGTGATCGTGAGCATCTGCCTGCGCGCGGCGCGTGGCGGCATCATGACCGGCATCCTGCTGGCCCTGGCCCGCATCTCGGGCGAGACCGCGCCGCTGCTCTTTACCTCGCTTGGCAACCTGAACTGGTCCATCAACCTCAATGCGCCGATGGCGAGCCTGCCTGTCACCATCTATCAATATGCCGGTTCGGCCTATGATGACTGGGTGCAGATGGCCTGGACCGGCGCGCTGCTGATTACGGTTGCGGTGCTGGCAACCAACATCTTCGCCCGCTGGTGGCTTTCACGTAATGGAACCGCATCATCATGA